From a single Mesorhizobium shangrilense genomic region:
- the mltA gene encoding murein transglycosylase A — MSLSTLFSERSFEDLPCWRDDDHLAAFTAFRRSAFHILAKPYRSGALGVDFSAFSEAYDEARTISPPNRLQARAFFERYFVPATITAEGGGPGLVTGFYEPQVEASAVRTKHFSVPLLARPADLVDIDDANRPGGLDPYLAFGRETPNGPIEYFDRGEIERGAVAGQRLEIAWLADKVDAFFVHVQGAARLEMTDGRLCRVTYAAKSGQRFTGPGKILSEIGEIPLQEVTMQSIRAWFKAHPDRVDEILWRNRSYIFFCEAAVEDVSLGPIAAAKVPLTPGRSVAVDRLLHTFGTPFYIDAPSLLAFDGKPFRRLMIAQDTGSAITGPARGDLFAGSGDAAGEIAGVVRNAADFHALIPRALVSGANR; from the coding sequence GTGTCGTTGTCGACCCTCTTTTCGGAAAGATCGTTCGAGGATCTGCCGTGCTGGCGCGACGATGACCACCTTGCGGCGTTCACTGCGTTCCGTCGCTCGGCTTTCCACATCCTGGCAAAGCCCTATCGCTCCGGTGCGCTCGGCGTTGATTTCAGCGCCTTCTCCGAAGCTTACGACGAAGCCCGTACCATTTCGCCGCCGAATCGATTGCAGGCGCGAGCCTTCTTCGAGCGCTATTTCGTGCCGGCGACGATAACTGCCGAAGGCGGTGGCCCGGGCCTCGTCACCGGTTTCTATGAGCCGCAGGTCGAGGCTTCAGCGGTAAGAACGAAGCATTTTTCGGTACCGCTGCTGGCTCGCCCCGCCGATCTCGTCGATATCGACGACGCCAACCGGCCTGGGGGCCTGGATCCTTATCTGGCCTTCGGCCGCGAAACGCCCAACGGACCAATCGAATATTTCGATCGCGGCGAAATCGAGCGCGGCGCGGTGGCCGGCCAGCGCCTGGAGATCGCCTGGCTTGCCGACAAGGTCGATGCCTTCTTCGTCCATGTACAGGGTGCGGCGCGGTTGGAGATGACCGATGGCAGGCTTTGCCGTGTCACCTACGCGGCCAAGTCCGGCCAGCGCTTCACCGGTCCTGGCAAGATCCTCAGCGAGATCGGCGAGATTCCGCTGCAGGAGGTGACGATGCAGTCGATCCGCGCCTGGTTCAAGGCGCATCCGGACCGCGTCGACGAAATTCTCTGGCGCAACCGCTCCTACATTTTTTTCTGCGAGGCCGCGGTCGAGGACGTTTCGCTTGGCCCGATCGCCGCCGCCAAGGTGCCGCTGACGCCGGGCCGCTCCGTCGCCGTCGACCGGCTTCTCCATACATTCGGAACGCCATTCTATATCGATGCGCCGTCGCTGCTCGCCTTCGACGGGAAACCGTTCCGGCGCCTGATGATCGCGCAGGATACGGGTTCCGCCATCACCGGTCCCGCCCGGGGCGACTTGTTCGCCGGTTCGGGTGACGCGGCGGGCGAGATCGCCGGCGTCGTCCGTAACGCGGCCGATTTCCATGCGCTGATACCGCGCGCGCTCGTTTCGGGAGCGAATCGATGA
- a CDS encoding Tim44/TimA family putative adaptor protein: MGFFDFGTIFFLIAAVVIFFQLRNVLGRRTGNERPPFDPYTAARNAADKDAAQKPENVVSLPRKRLPGEPAGDTYAAIDAFAKPDTDLNKGLRAIKDNDPTFEPKTFVDGAKMAYEMIVMAYADGDRKTLKNLLSREVYDGFVAAIGEREAKSEKIQSSFVGIDKADIVSAEMKGGEAHVTLRIISELISATRDKAGAVIDGDPETVAEVKDVWTFARDTRSRDPNWKLVATEEED, translated from the coding sequence ATGGGATTCTTCGACTTCGGCACCATCTTCTTTCTGATTGCGGCGGTGGTGATTTTTTTCCAGCTGCGCAATGTGCTGGGCCGTCGTACCGGCAATGAGCGGCCGCCCTTCGATCCCTATACGGCTGCCCGCAACGCTGCTGACAAGGATGCCGCCCAGAAACCCGAGAACGTCGTTTCGCTGCCGCGCAAGCGGCTGCCGGGAGAGCCGGCCGGCGACACCTATGCCGCGATCGACGCTTTCGCCAAGCCGGACACCGACCTCAACAAGGGTTTGCGCGCGATCAAGGACAACGACCCGACCTTCGAACCCAAAACCTTCGTCGATGGCGCCAAGATGGCCTATGAGATGATCGTGATGGCTTATGCCGACGGCGATCGCAAGACGCTGAAGAACCTGTTGTCACGCGAGGTCTATGACGGTTTCGTCGCGGCGATTGGCGAGCGCGAGGCCAAGTCGGAAAAGATCCAGTCCTCCTTTGTCGGCATCGACAAGGCCGACATCGTGTCGGCCGAGATGAAGGGTGGCGAGGCCCATGTCACGTTGCGCATCATCAGCGAGCTGATTTCGGCGACGCGCGACAAGGCGGGCGCGGTCATCGATGGCGATCCGGAGACCGTGGCCGAGGTCAAGGATGTCTGGACCTTCGCCCGCGACACGCGCTCGCGCGATCCGAACTGGAAGCTCGTCGCCACCGAGGAAGAAGACTGA
- a CDS encoding FxsA family protein encodes MRISFLPLFFLVLPLLEIAGFVVVGRQIGALATVGLVLASSVAGALLLRHQGFGVMKRVRAEMDAGHDPSRQVAHGVMIVLAAILLIIPGFITDIFGLLLFVPPVRDLAWRLFKGRIVLATNFSTGGFRGRRREQVIDLDDGDYSREDDLKRGPDHNSPWRRLKDD; translated from the coding sequence TTGCGCATTTCGTTCCTCCCTTTGTTCTTCCTCGTGCTCCCCCTCCTGGAAATCGCAGGCTTCGTCGTTGTCGGTCGCCAGATCGGCGCCCTTGCGACGGTCGGATTGGTGCTGGCTTCGAGCGTCGCCGGTGCCTTGCTGCTGAGGCACCAGGGTTTCGGGGTCATGAAGCGGGTCCGGGCCGAGATGGATGCCGGGCATGATCCGAGCCGGCAGGTGGCGCATGGCGTCATGATCGTGCTGGCGGCGATCCTCCTGATCATTCCCGGCTTCATCACCGACATTTTCGGCCTGCTGCTGTTCGTTCCGCCGGTGCGCGACCTTGCCTGGCGCCTGTTCAAGGGCCGCATCGTGCTGGCGACCAATTTCAGCACCGGCGGCTTTCGTGGCCGGCGGCGCGAACAGGTCATCGACCTCGACGATGGCGATTATTCGCGCGAGGACGACCTCAAGCGCGGGCCCGACCACAACTCCCCCTGGCGCCGCCTCAAGGACGATTAG
- the secB gene encoding protein-export chaperone SecB, producing the protein MASNENAPTGAANGNGNATQQPSLNVLAQYVKDLSFESPGAPNSLRGRDKAPGIAINVNVNANPLSDKQFDVNLTLNAKASFDQEVLFNVELVYGGVFNISGFPQEHMLPILFIECPRLLFPFARQIIAEATRNGGFPPLMLDPIDFAQMFQQKLAEDQAAASKVQVS; encoded by the coding sequence ATGGCCAGCAACGAAAACGCGCCCACCGGCGCGGCCAATGGTAACGGCAACGCGACGCAGCAGCCTTCGCTCAACGTGCTCGCCCAGTATGTGAAGGACCTGTCCTTCGAAAGCCCCGGCGCACCGAATTCACTGCGCGGCCGCGACAAGGCTCCCGGCATCGCCATCAACGTCAACGTCAATGCCAATCCGCTGTCCGACAAGCAGTTCGACGTCAACCTGACGTTGAACGCCAAGGCTTCCTTCGACCAGGAAGTGCTGTTCAACGTCGAGCTGGTCTATGGCGGCGTCTTCAACATCAGCGGCTTCCCGCAGGAACACATGCTGCCGATCCTGTTCATCGAATGCCCGCGGCTCCTGTTCCCGTTCGCCCGACAGATCATCGCCGAGGCAACGCGCAATGGCGGCTTCCCGCCGCTGATGCTCGACCCGATCGATTTCGCGCAGATGTTCCAGCAGAAGCTGGCCGAGGACCAGGCAGCCGCATCCAAGGTCCAGGTCAGCTAA
- the dnaQ gene encoding DNA polymerase III subunit epsilon encodes MREIIFDTETTGLDSREDRVIELGGIELVNRFPTGKTFHHYINPKGRAIHAEAQAVHGISAADLQGKPTFAEIAEEWLAFADGAKLIAHNATFDIGFLNVELGRLGHPVIDNGLVVDTLALARRKHPMGPNSLDALCRRYGIDNTRRTKHGALLDSELLAEVYIELIGGKQAALVLDSATAPAQGGENVRQIEITIGARPSPLPSRLTDADRVAHAGLVATLGEKALWSRILGN; translated from the coding sequence ATGCGCGAGATCATTTTCGATACGGAAACCACCGGCCTTGATTCCCGCGAGGACCGGGTGATCGAACTGGGCGGCATCGAGCTGGTCAACCGCTTCCCGACCGGCAAGACCTTCCACCATTATATCAACCCGAAGGGTCGCGCGATCCACGCCGAAGCGCAGGCCGTGCATGGCATCAGCGCAGCGGATCTGCAGGGCAAGCCGACATTTGCCGAGATTGCCGAGGAATGGCTGGCCTTCGCTGACGGCGCCAAGCTGATCGCGCACAATGCCACCTTCGACATCGGCTTCCTCAACGTCGAATTGGGCCGGCTGGGTCACCCGGTCATCGACAATGGCCTTGTCGTCGACACGCTGGCGCTGGCGCGCCGCAAGCATCCGATGGGCCCCAATTCGCTCGACGCGCTCTGCCGGCGCTACGGCATCGACAACACAAGGCGCACCAAACACGGCGCCCTGCTTGATTCCGAATTGCTGGCCGAGGTCTATATCGAGCTGATCGGCGGCAAGCAGGCGGCGCTTGTCCTCGACAGTGCAACCGCACCGGCTCAGGGCGGCGAGAATGTACGCCAGATCGAGATCACCATCGGTGCGCGCCCGTCGCCCTTGCCGTCCCGCCTCACCGACGCCGACCGCGTCGCGCACGCCGGCCTGGTCGCGACGCTGGGCGAGAAGGCGCTGTGGTCGCGTATTCTCGGCAACTGA
- the coaE gene encoding dephospho-CoA kinase (Dephospho-CoA kinase (CoaE) performs the final step in coenzyme A biosynthesis.) produces the protein MIILGLTGSIGMGKSTTAKMFAEAGVPVHDSDETVHRLYAGKAVPLVEAAFPGTTTSGSVDRTLLARYVLGDAAELKKLESIVHPLVRAEADAFLARSAAAGGPIAVLDIPLLFETGGRDRVDKVVVVTAPAEIQRARVLARPGMTEEKLASILAKQVPDADKRKLADFVIDTGKGLDAARASVKAIIAELTGDKAGSASG, from the coding sequence ATGATCATTCTCGGCCTCACCGGCTCGATCGGCATGGGCAAGTCGACGACGGCGAAGATGTTCGCCGAGGCCGGCGTGCCCGTTCATGATTCCGACGAGACGGTGCACCGCCTCTATGCCGGCAAGGCGGTGCCGCTGGTCGAGGCCGCCTTCCCCGGAACCACCACCTCCGGTTCGGTTGATCGCACCTTGCTGGCCAGGTATGTGCTGGGCGATGCCGCCGAGCTGAAAAAGCTGGAATCGATCGTCCATCCGCTGGTGCGCGCGGAAGCCGATGCCTTCCTGGCCCGCAGTGCAGCCGCCGGCGGGCCGATCGCCGTCCTCGATATCCCTCTGTTGTTCGAAACCGGCGGGCGCGATCGCGTCGACAAGGTGGTGGTCGTCACCGCGCCGGCCGAAATCCAGCGCGCGCGTGTGCTGGCGCGGCCGGGCATGACGGAGGAAAAGCTGGCGTCGATCCTGGCCAAGCAGGTCCCCGACGCTGACAAACGCAAGCTTGCCGATTTCGTCATCGATACCGGCAAGGGTTTGGACGCTGCCCGCGCGTCGGTGAAGGCGATCATCGCCGAACTCACAGGGGATAAGGCCGGCAGCGCCAGCGGCTGA
- a CDS encoding shikimate dehydrogenase: MAEAAKKAFVTGHPIKHSRSPKIHGHWLAKHGIDGSYQAIDVAPQDFAEFLATLQASGYRGGNVTIPHKEAAFALVDRRDQAAEEIGAVNTLWFEDGKLWGSNTDAHGFAANLDEYAPGWAKNGPAVVLGAGGASRAIIHALKLRGVSDIRIVNRTLARAQDLRHRFGAGISAHAMEATDELLGDAGLLINTTALGMHGNESLSADPTRLPHHAIVTDIVYVPLETPLLAAARARGLHTVDGLGMLLHQAVPGFERWFGKRPQVTAELRSLIIADLVPKA, from the coding sequence ATGGCTGAGGCGGCGAAGAAGGCCTTTGTCACCGGCCATCCGATCAAGCATTCGCGCTCGCCGAAGATCCACGGTCACTGGCTGGCCAAACATGGCATCGACGGCAGCTACCAGGCCATTGATGTCGCGCCGCAAGACTTTGCCGAGTTCCTGGCGACGCTTCAGGCAAGCGGTTATCGCGGCGGTAACGTCACCATCCCGCACAAGGAAGCGGCCTTCGCTCTGGTCGACCGCCGCGACCAGGCGGCGGAAGAGATCGGCGCCGTCAACACGCTCTGGTTCGAGGACGGCAAGCTCTGGGGCAGCAATACCGACGCGCATGGCTTTGCCGCCAATCTTGATGAATACGCGCCGGGCTGGGCGAAGAATGGCCCGGCGGTGGTGCTGGGCGCCGGCGGCGCATCCCGTGCTATCATCCATGCGTTGAAGTTGCGCGGGGTCAGCGACATCCGCATCGTCAACCGTACGCTGGCGCGGGCGCAAGACCTGCGGCATCGCTTTGGCGCTGGCATTTCAGCCCATGCCATGGAAGCGACCGACGAGCTGCTTGGCGATGCCGGCCTGCTGATCAACACCACCGCACTCGGCATGCATGGCAATGAAAGCCTGTCCGCCGATCCGACCCGACTGCCGCACCATGCCATCGTTACCGATATCGTCTACGTGCCGCTCGAAACGCCGCTTCTCGCCGCTGCCCGCGCGCGGGGTCTGCACACCGTCGACGGTCTCGGCATGTTGCTGCATCAGGCCGTGCCCGGCTTCGAACGCTGGTTCGGCAAGCGGCCACAGGTCACGGCCGAACTGCGTTCCCTCATCATTGCCGACCTGGTGCCGAAAGCATGA
- a CDS encoding Maf-like protein has protein sequence MTEKIILASSSPFRRTMLVNAGIDVEAVPAEVDERALEAPLQGSGVSPEDVALVLAEAKATEVSERRRGALVLGCDQTLSLGDEVFHKPADMEGARRHLLALSGKTHQLNSAAVLVRDGQVLWRHVAIASMTMRKLDPGFIGRHLARVGAKALASVGAYQIEGEGIQLFEKIEGDYFTIVGLPLLPLLAELRTLGAIDG, from the coding sequence ATGACCGAGAAAATCATCCTCGCCTCTAGCAGTCCGTTCCGCAGGACGATGCTCGTCAATGCCGGCATCGACGTCGAGGCGGTTCCCGCTGAAGTCGACGAGCGTGCGCTCGAAGCGCCCTTGCAAGGCAGCGGCGTCTCCCCGGAGGACGTTGCCCTAGTGCTGGCCGAGGCCAAGGCCACGGAAGTGAGCGAGCGCAGGCGCGGTGCGCTGGTGCTCGGCTGCGACCAGACGCTGTCGCTCGGCGACGAAGTTTTTCACAAGCCGGCCGACATGGAAGGCGCGCGCCGCCATCTCCTGGCGCTGTCGGGCAAGACCCATCAGCTCAACAGCGCCGCCGTGCTGGTTAGGGATGGCCAGGTGTTGTGGCGTCATGTCGCCATCGCCTCAATGACCATGCGCAAACTCGACCCCGGCTTTATCGGCCGCCATCTCGCCCGTGTCGGCGCCAAGGCGCTGGCCAGCGTCGGCGCCTACCAGATCGAAGGCGAAGGCATCCAGCTGTTCGAAAAGATCGAAGGCGATTACTTCACCATTGTAGGCCTGCCGCTTCTGCCGCTGCTGGCCGAACTGCGCACGCTCGGAGCGATCGATGGCTGA